The sequence CGTCTTCCCCCAGGTCGACGGATTGGTTATCAAGACCGCACAGGGTTTGCGTTTCGCGCCGATCGAGAGCGTCGCCGACGTCGATCGTAATGGAACCGTCGCGCTGACCCTGGCTCCCAAAGAGCCGGCCCCAGCCGAACAAGAGGAGCTCTATCTCGTTGCCGACCTGCTCGACAAGCAGATCGTCGATATCGACGGGCGCAAGGTCGTGCGCATCAACGACATCGAGCTGGCCAACGCCGGCGGACGCCTGCGCGTCGTCGCCGCCGACGTCGGAATCGCCGGGCTTCTTCGCCGGCTGGGCTTTCGCTCGATCGGGCGCCGCTGGCTCTCGCGCATCGGGAACGTGCCGCGTTCGATGATCGCTTGGGATTCGGTCGCGCCGATTCGCGAGGTCAACCCCTCGCACGTACGTCTTTCGGTCAAAGAGAACCGTTTAGCGCGGCTGCATCCCTCCGAGCTCGCGGAGATCATCGGCGACCTTTCGGCACGCGAAGCCGCGGCCGTCGTCGGACAGCTCGACGACGAGACCGCCGCCGACGCGTTCGAGCATCTCGATCCCGACACTCGCAAGAATCTCATCGAGGACATCGGCACCGAACGGGCGGCCGACATCATCGAAGAGATGGACGCCGACGACGCGGCGGATCTGCTCGCCGAGCTTCCCGAAGAGCAGCAATCGGAGCTGCTCGCCGAGATGAACGCGTATACGGCGGGCGAGCTGCGCGCGCTCGTGCAGTATCCCGAAGATACGGCCGGCGGGATGATGACGACCGATTACGTGTGGATCTATCCGCATCGGACGACCGAGGCGACGATTCGTAAGATTCGAGAGATCGCGCCGGTCTCGGAGTTCATCTACTACCTGTACGTGCTCGACAAGGACGACCATTTGCTCGGCGCACTCTCGCTGCGGACGCTGCTCTTGGAGCTGCCGACGGCGTTCATCGAGCGCATCATGGAGACCGATCTCGTCACCGTCGCCCCGGACACGTCCGCCGTCGACGTCGCCTCGACGATCGCGAAATACGACTTGCTCGCCGTGCCCGTTCTCGACGACGCCGGGAAGATGCTCGGGATCGTGACGGTCGACGACGCGATCGACGCGATTATGCCCGACGACATCGCGAAAAAGCTTCCGCGCGTCCGCCCGCGTCACCGTCGCCTGCATGCTGCGGCACCGTGAGGCCCGAGGAGATCGTCGACTTCGCCGAAGCCCTCGCGCGGATTAGCGCATCGGGCGGCGGGCCGAAAGCGCTCGCCGCACACCTCGCCGGCGCCACCGGCGCAAGCGTGCTGCTCGAAGACGCCCGGTGGCGTCACCTCGCCGCAGCCGGAACGAACAGCGTCCCCCCGAGCGGCCGCGCGATCGTCGAATCCGGCGCGCCCGGAACGGCCTCGCGCATCTTCTGCGGCGATCTCCATCTGGGCTGGCTCTCGCTCTTCGGCGACGACCCCAGCGGCGCTCTCCTGGTGCGCCTGACGGCCGCCGCGATCGGCGTCGAGATGGGGCGCGAGATCCCCGGACGGCGCGCAAAACGCGGCTTGTTTTGGAGTTCTTTGCTCGACGGCACTCTGCCCGACGCCGGCGCAGCGCGCGAGGAAGCCGCGCTGCAAGAAGTCGCCTTGGCGACGCACTATGCAGTCGTCGCGCTCGAAACCGAAGAGAGCGGCGTATCGCCGGCTCTGGCAGAACTGCGCGCGCTCGCCGCCGACGCGTTTCGCGCCGCGGGCGAGGAACTGGGGTTTTGCGAGCGCGAGCAGACGCTGTTCGTCTTCGTTCCCGCGGCGCGCAGCGTCGAAGCGAGCAACGCGCGAACGGCGGCCGGGCTTCTGCCTCGCGCAGCCGCACGCAGAGAACCGCCCCTACGCATCTGCGGGGGCGTAGGGACCATCGAGCCGTTGGCGGCGCTAGCGCGCAGCGGAGCGACGGCGCAAGCAGCGCTGGTCATCGGCCGGCGCGTCTTTGGAAGCGGCCATGTGGTCTCCTTCGAAGCCCTCGGAGCCTACCCGCTGCTCTATGAAGGCGCCGATACAGCGCGATTGCGCTCGTTTTCCGCCGAAGTCTTAGCTCCGCTACGCACCTACGACGGAAAACACCAAACCGATCTCGAGCGCACGCTCAAGCTGTACTTCGCCGTAGGACAGAACATCAAAACGGCCTCCGAGCGGCTCTGCGTTCATCGCCAGACGATCTTCTACCGGCTCCGGCAGATCGGTGAAATCACCTCGCGAACACTCGAGAGTCCGCACGACCAGCTCACCTTCCGTATGGCGGTTGCAATCGATGAACTCCACAGCTAAAGCGCAATGGCGCCGGCCTTCCGGCAAGCGCGACGTCGTAAAGATCGCGCGCGAAGAGGACGTCCGCTTCGTGCGTCTGGTCTTTGCGGACATCTTCGGAGTCAGCAAGAACGTTTCGATTCCCATCGACCGCCTCGACGACGCGCTCGAGGGCCGTATCACCTTCGATGGCGGCTCGATCGACGGTTTCGTACGCGGTGAGGAACTCGACATGGTCCTGCGTCCCGACCCGTCGTCCTTCGCGGTCTATCCTTGGCGCGTGGCCCCCGAGGGTCGCGAAGGCCGGCTGATCTGCGATATCGCGATGCCAGACGGGTCGCCGTTCGAAGGCTGTCCGCGCAGCACGCTGCGTCGTGCGGTCGAGAGCGCGCCGCGACTTGCCGGCGTTCGCATCGCTTTGGAGATCGAGTTCTACTTATTCGCCCGCGGGGCCGGTGGCGAATCGTCGACGGCCACTTCCGATGTCGGCTCGTATTTCGATTTCTCCGCAAACGACCGTGGTGAAGAAGCGCGCAATGCGATGGTCGCGGCGCTGCAGTCGATGGGCGTGCCCGTGGCGTCCGCGCACCACGAGCACGGCGCGGGGCAGCACGAGCTCGACGTCGCGCACGACGACCCGATGGCTGCCGCCGATCACGCGCTGACGCTGCGCACGATCGCCAAGCACGTCGCGGCCGACTTCGATCTCGATGCGACGTTCATGCCCAAGCCGCTCGAGGAACGCGCGGGAAGCGGGCTGCACGTGGATCTGCGCTTGCCCGAGGAGAGCGACGAAGAGACGGCGCTCTACGTCGTCGGCGGATTGCTGACGCACGCACCGGCGACCACCGCGATCTGCAATCCGACGGTCAACTCCTACAAACGGCTCGTGGCTGCCTGGGACGCGCCGATCTATTCGGTGTGGTCGGCCCGCAGCGCGAACACGCTCGTCCGCGTACCGCCCGCGCAACGACCGCCGCGCGTCGAGATGCGCAGCCCCGATCCGGCCTGCAACCCCTATCTCGCCCTTGCGGTGCTGATCGGGGCGGCGGCCGACGGGATCGCGCGCAGCACGCTTCCCGGCCCCGCCTTTGCCGGTTCCACGTACGACCTGGGCGAGGTCGAACGGCGCGAGCGCGGCATTACGACACTTCCGAAATCGCTGCGGCAGGCGATCTGGGAGCTCGACGGCGACGCGGTCGTGCGCAGTTCGCTCGGCGACCATCTCTATCACGCGTTTCGCGACGCGAAGCTCGAAGAGTACGAACGCTATCGCCGTGCCGTACACCCATGGGAGCGCGAACAGTACCTGCGCCTCTACTAGGAGGCTGTCTCCTAGGCGTCCTCGTGAAGGAAGATCTCTTCTACGGGCCGGTCGAAGAGGCGCGCGATCTTGTATGCCAGCGGCAGGCTCGGATCGTATTTTTGGATCTCCAGCGCGTTGATCGTCTGCCGGCTGACCCCGAGTTCGTTGGCGAGCTCCGCCTGCGACCAGTTGCGCTCCGCGCGCAGGACCCTCAAGCGATTCTTCATTTGTAGCGCCGCCGCGCGATGAAGCTGCCGATTCCCCAGGTCGATCCGAGGATCGCCCACACCCAAAAGTACGAGAGATCCGGGGCGCCGGCCGTGCGCTGGAGGAAGCCGTACGAAAACGTGATGACCGCCGTCGCGCCGAAGGCGAACATAATCGCCTCGGCGGTGATGCGCTGCTGCAGTTCGTCGCCGGCGCGATACTCGCGCATAATCACTCCGAGGATGCCGAAACCCGCGATCATCGGCGCGAGCCCGACAACCACTCGCAGCGGCATCGCGGTAACGACGTTGTGGTCGATCAGCGTCAGGCTTACGATCAGCAGAACCGCATAGAGTGCGAACCACGCGCCGAGCGCGGCCAGGTATCGGGGGCTGCAAAAGATTCCCATCACGCAACGCCGCCGATGACCGCGACGACCGGCGTCAGTGCGACCGCGTGCAGGAGCGTCAGCTCCAGCGCGCTTCGCTCGACCAGGAACGCGACGGCGAACGCGACCGCCGCACAAATCGCAATCTGTAAAAGCGGGCGGAGGGCAGGGCGGACGACTCTCGCAGTTCTCATGCGCCCATAGTACAGCAGCCTTTACTAAATGTCAAGCATCCTTTACATCAAGGTCCTGCGCACCGCTCCGCCTCCGAGCGCAGCAGCCGCCACGCAAACTCGACGTCGTCGCGCTGCGTGCGCAGATTGCCGATCGCCAAGCGCAGCGCGTAGCGCCCGTCGACCTTCGTGTGCGAGAGAAATATCTCGCCGGTCGCATTGGCAGCGCGCAGCAGCTCGGCGTTGATCGCGTCGCGCCCGGCCTCGTCGAGCCCCGCCGGCGCGTAGCGAAAACAAACGACCGATAGCGGATGCGGCGCCAGCACCTCCCAGCCGGGATGCGCCCGGACCCAGGATGCGAACTCCTGCGCCAGCTCGATGTGCCGGCCAAGCCGTTGGCGAATTCCCTTCACACCGAAGTGTCGGATGACGAACCAGAGCTTGAGCGCGCGGAAGCGCCGGCCCAGCTGCAGTCCGTAGTCCATGTAGTTGACGACCCCTTCTTCGGGCGTCGTCAAGTACTCCGGCACGAGCGAGAACGCACGCCGCAGGATCGATTCGTCCTTGAGAAAGAGCACCGAAAGGTCCATCGGGACGAACATCCATTTGTGCGGGTTGAGGACGAGCGAGTCGGCCAGCTCGACGCCGTCGAGCATCGGGCGAAACTCCGGAATCAGCGCCGCGCTCCCCGCGTAGGCGGCGTCGACGTGCAGCCAAACGCTCTGCTCGCGCGCGACATCGGCAATCGGGTGCACCGGATCGATCGAGGTCGTCGAGGTCGTTCCGACCGTCGCGACGACGGCTAACGGCTGCATCCCACGCTCTCGGTCGGCCGCGATCGCGGCGCGCAGCGCATCGGGGCGCATGCGGTACGCCTCATCGCAGTCGACTCGGACCACGTTGTGCTGCCCGACCCCGAGTGCGATCGCGGCTTTCTCGACATGCGAGTGCGTTTCGGCAGTGATGTAGACGCGCAGCACCGGCAAGTCGCGTCCGGTCATTCCGAGCTCGCGAATCTGCAAGGGAAGCGCCTCACGCGCCGCGGCAAGCGCCGTGAAGCCGGCGATCGAAGCGGTATCGTAGATCACGCCGGTCCACGAGGGGGGCAGCTCGAGCAGCCGCGCGAGCCAGCGCATCATCACCTCTTCCAACTCGGTCGCCGCCGGGGACGTGCGCCACAGCATTGCTTTGACATCGAGCGTGGCGGCCAAGGCCTCGGCCGCAATCCCGGCCGGTGCGGCGCTCGTTGCAAAATACGCAAAGAAGCGCGGGTGATTCCAGTGCGTCGTACCCGGGACGACGATCCGCTCGAAATCGGCAAGAATTTCCTCGATATCGGTGCCTTCTTCGGGTGCGTCGGCTGGGAGCAAGGCGGCGATCTCGCCCGGACGAGCCGGCGGCATCACGCGATAGTTTTCGGGATGCTCGAAGTACTGCCGGATCCAAGCGGCGACCCGATCGAGTCCCGCATCCAAGACGTCGTCCTTCATCGTTTGGAGTGTTGGCGCAAGCGACGGAGAAGGCCCTGGCATGAAGTACCGGACCTATCCCAACAGCGAGATTTCCGTCAGCGAGGTCGGCTTCGGACTCTGGACGACGTCGACCGGATGGTGGGGCGACAAGAGCGACGATGAGGCGGCCGCGCTGTTGCGGGAAGCTTTCGATCTCGGCGTGACGCTGTACGACGCGGCCGACACCTACGGCAACGGCCGCAGCGAGGAGCAGCTCGCAAAAGCCTTCGCCGGCCGGCGCGAGCGCGTCGTCTACGCTACGAAGTTCGGCTACGATTTCTCGAATGCCGCCGGCGCGCGTCGCGGTCAGATGGAGCTGGCGCAAGACTTTTCGGCTGCATTCGTCCGCAAAGCGCTCGAGGCGTCGCTGCGCCGGCTGCAGACCGATTACGTCGACATCTACCAAATGCACAACGCACGGATGGCGCAGATCGACGACGATGCGCTCTGGGAGCTGCTTGAAGCACTCAAAGGCGAGGGGAAGATCCGGACGTACGGCGTCGCTTTGGGACCGGCCATCGGCTGGCTCTGGGAAGGCGTCGAGGCGGTGAGGCGCCGGCACGCTCCCAGCCTGCAGATCATCTGGAACATCCTCGAGCAGTATCCCGGCGACGAGCAGATCCGCGCAGCAGCAACGTCGCACGCACCGACGGGCTACATGATTCGCGTCCCCCACTCGAGTGGAATGCTCGAGGGGCACTACACCGCCGAGACGACCTTCCCGCAGAACGATCATCGGCGACACCGTCCGCACGAGTGGCTGATCAACGGCGTTGCCAAAGTTGAAAAGCTGCGCTTCCTCGAGGCTCCCAATCGAACGCTCGGGCAAGCGTCGATTCAGTGGCTTCTCGAGGAGCCGCGCGTGATGACCGTGCTGCCGAACATCTACGATTCCACGCAGCTGCGCGAGTTTGCCGCCGCGCCCGACGCACCCGCTCTGACGCAGGACGAACTCGCGCGCATCGCCGAGTTATACGCCCAAAACTTCGGCATCGAGGAGCCACCGATGAACTTTAAGGGAACGATGACGATGCCCGAACACTCGCTTTCGTCATGAAACCGGAACAGATCTTAACGCAGCACGCTCCCGAACCGATCGGGCCGTACAGCCAAGCGATTCAGATCGGCAGCGAGCTCTATTGCAGCGGACAGATCCCGCTCGACCCGCAGACCGGCGAACTGATCGACGGGGGCATCGAGCAGCAAGCCGAGCGCGTCATCGAAAACATCGGCGCGGTGCTTTGCGCGGCCGGCTGCCACTTCGTCGACGTCGTGAAAACGACGATTTTTCTCGTGGACATGAAGGATTTCGCGGCGGTCAACGTCGTCTACGAGCGATACTTCGGGGCTTCGAAACCGGCTCGCTCGACCGTCGCAGTTGCCGCGCTGCCGCGCGGCGCTCGCGTCGAAATAGAGTGTATCGCTAGAACCTAGGAGCCCGACAGGCTCCTAAAGGCCTCTGGGCGGGTCCCGGTTCGGAGCAAAACCGGAACCCGCTTCGACATCACTGCGGCGTGGTGACGGTCGAGGTCGTCAGTCGCGCCGACTCCTCTTTCGCAATCTGCACGACGTCGGGGTCGAGTGAATCGGCTGCCGCTCTGAGTTGCTCGAGCGCAAGCGTCTTTTGCCCTTGCGCGGCGTAGGCTCGAGCGAGCAGATAGCGGATCCGCCCGTCCCACGGGGTCGCCGCGACGCCTTTGAGCAGCGCCGACTCAGCCAGCGAGTAGAGGCCGTTGTGCTCGTAGTCGATGCCGAGATTGACGTACGACTCCGGAACGTACGGGTCGACGCTCACCGCTTGTACGTAGTACGACACGGCTCGCTTCCAATCGCCGCGAAGATCGGCCAAGTACCCGAAGTTCACCAGCGCTTCGGGGCGCTCGGGTTCCAAGCGGTGCGCGCGAGTAAAGGTGCCCAAGGCGTCGCTGTAAAGATTTTTCTGAATCTTCGCGACGCCGAAGTTGTTGAGGCAGGCATAGTTCAAGGCGTCGACGTTCAGGCAGTCCTGAAGATAGCGCGATGCCGAAGTGTTGTCGTGCACGTCGAGATACGCCATGCCCAGCCCGTTGAGCGCGGCAATCGACGTCGGATCGTCGTCGAGCGAGCGCTGGAAGTAGACGATTGCTTCGGTCGGACGATGGATCGCCTGCAATACCTCGCCGTACTCTTCTTGAAGATCGCCGTCGCTGGGATTCTGCCGCGCGGCGCGCTCGACGTCGGCCCGGTAGGCCGGCAGATCTCCCTTGCGCAGATGCAGCATGACGAGATCTCGGATCGAGTCGGTTCCCGGCAACGCGCTCTGAAATTGCGCGATGGCGGCGTCAATGTGGTTTTCGGTCGCCAGCACGACGCCCAAGCGATTGTGCGTCTCTTTATCGTGCGAATCGCGCGCCAGCAGCTGGCGATAAACCGCTTCGGCCTTAGCGAAATTCCCTTGACGGTAGTAGAGGTCGCCCAAGAAGCGAGCCGCCTCTACCCCGCTGGGATGCGTCGCGACGAAGTCCTCGAGCTGCTTAACTGCGGCGTCCAGTTGGCCCGAAGCGATCAACTGACGAGCATAGAGAATCGCGGCCTCTTGGTCCGCCGCCTTGTAGGCGTCGGTGGGCAGGATCACCGTCTGCGCTCCGGCCGGAGCCATCGGAGCTCCGAGCCCAGCGACCAGTGCGGTAAGAACGAGTGCCGATAGATAGGGTCGTGTCATTGCAAGCACCTCACCGACTACTATAGCGCTTGGCCGGCGACTGCCGTGACTCGGGCACGGCTGCCCGGCGAGGGGCTAGCGAACGAGCGGCAGCACGTTGCTCGGAACGAGCGGGTAGAAGGCCATAATCACGACCAAGGCGGCACAGAGTCCGGCGCTGATCCAGGCAAGCGGGACGACCGGCCTCATCGCTGCAGGCGCGTGCTCGTGCGGCGCATACATCGCCAGCACGACCTTCGCGTAGGCGTAGAGCGAGATCGCCGTTCCGACGATCAGCGCTGCGGCGAGCCAGATATAGCCGTTCGCGACGCCCGCGGCGAGGATCAGAATCTTTCCGAGGAAGCCCGCCGTCGGCGGCAATCCCGAGAGTGCCAAGAGAAAGATCGTCATTGCAGCGGCGAGCCACGGGCGCCGGCGCCCGAGGCCGCGATAGCTCTCCAACTTGGCGCCTTCTTCGCCGGGACCCGAAATCGCGGCAGCAACGGCAAACGCGCCGAGGTTCATGAACGCGTATGCCGTCAAATAGTAGATCGCGTATCGCAGGCCCAGCGGCGTACTTCCCGCCATCGCGACGAGAATGTAACCGATCTGCGCGATTCCCGAATATCCGAGCAGCCGCTTGAGATCCGTCTGCGCGAGCATACCGGCGTTACCGACAATCATCGAGATGCCGGCCGCAATCCAAACCGGCAGCAAGAGCTTCGAACCAACACCCGCCGGCAGCGCGGCATAGATGAACCTCGCAAACACCGCTAAGGCGCCGGCTTTGGTGACCACGCTCATGAAGGCGGTCACCGGCAGCGGCGCTCCTTCGAAAACGTCGGGCGTCCACGTATGGAATGGGACCAGGCTCAGCTTAAAGGCAAGCCCGATCAAAAACATTCCGCCGCCCACCGCAAAGAGCGGGTTCGACGCGAGCGCCGGATTTACGAAATCGGCGAGCATGACGCTGCCGGTAGCCCCGAAGAGCAACGCCGAACCGAAGAGCAGAAAAGCGGTGGCAGTCGAGCTGAGTATCAAGTATTTGAGCGCGGACTCGCGCGCCGGCTTTCGATCGACTGCCGCACAGAGCGCGTACAGGCCGAGCGACAGCAGCTCCAGCCCGAGAAAGATTGTGATCAGATTCGCCGCGCCGGCCATCAACATCGCGCCGCACGCACTCCAGAGCATGATCGCCGTGGTGCCGGCCGTTCGCTGCGCCGGACCGAGCGCACCGTAGAGCAGCACCGCTCCCGCGGTTCCAATGAGCACGATCTCTTCGAAGACAGTAGCGAAGCCGCCGGTTATGAATCCGCCGAAGAAGGCGTTGTAGTCGTGCCCGAACTGGCCGCCGGCAACGATGCCGGCCGCGATCGCGCCGGCCAGCGCGATTACGACCGAAACGTAGCGCGACTGGTTGCGGCCGGAGACGAGGTCGGCAAGCAGCACGGCGAGCGCCGTCACCGCGACGATCCCGATCGGCAGAATCGCCGCCCAGTCGGCGTTGGTGAACGGTATCGTCACGGCGGCGCGATCCTCTGCGCGGCCACGACGTTTTCATGCGTCAGCAGCGGCGTGGGATAGACGCCGACGAGCACGAGCGCTGCCAGCAGCGGAGCAATCGCGAGCCCTTCGAGCAGCGTGAGATCGGGGCGAACGGGTAGGTCGGCGCGTTCTGGGCCATTCATCACGTCCTGATAGAGACGCAGCAGATAGGCGGATGCGAGCACGATCGCGACCAGCGCGACGATCGCGGGCCAAACATACCCGGCCTGGTAGAGGCCGATCAGGATGATCAGCTCGCCGGCAAATCCCGCCAAACCGGGTAAACCAAGTGCGGCGAGCGCCGCGATACACAACGCTCCCGAGAGGCGCGGATTCGTCCAGCCCAGTCCGCCCAAGCGCGGCAACGCACGCGTCCCCTCGCGCTCTTCGACGTAGCCGAGCACCAAGAAGAGCGCTGCCGAGAAGAGCCCGTGCGCCACGATGTAGACCAGCGCTCCGTCGAGCGCCAGCTGCTGCTGCGACGCGACGGCGATGATGATGAGTCCGAGATGCGAGAGCGACGAATAGGCGACGATCCGCTTCACGTCGTTTTGAACCAGCGCGATCACCGCCCCATAGATTAGCGAAATGGCGCCCAAGACGATCAGCGGCGTCGCGTATTCACGCACGTACGCCGGCAGCATCACGGTCGCGATCGCGAGGAACCCGTAGAGCCCGGCTTTGGACTGCACGGCGGAAACGACGGCAACCATCGGCGAGGGCAGCGAGCTATACGTCGGCGGCATCCACGTGTGCAGCGGCCAAACCGGCGTCTTCACCAAGAACGCAAACGCGAAGCCTGCGTAGATCCAGGGTGCCCATCCTCCGACGAGCGGAGCGCCGGCGCGGCCGATGACGTCGGTCGTTCCCACAATGACCCCGAAGGCTGCCGTCGCGAGCAGCAGCGTCAGGCCTCCGGCAAAGTTGTAGATGAAATACCGCCATGCCGTTGCGGGATGGCCGCCCCAGCCGAGCAGTCCAAAGAAGACCGGCACGAGCATCAGATCCCAGAAAAACGCAAAAACGAGTAAGTCGCGCGCCAGAAAGAGCCCGAGCATCGTCCCTTCGAGCGCGAGGAGCAGCGCGACAAAATCACGCGTGCGATCGATGCGGCACGAGGCGATCGCCGAGGCGGTGCAGATCGTCAAGAGCAGCGCGATCCAAAATGAAATCGGTGTAGCGCCGAAATGGAAGGCGGCGTTAAACGGCCGCGAGAGCCAGTGCGCGCTCCATTCGCCGGTGCCGGCGGCGATAACCGTAGCGAAGGTGACCACGGCGACCAGCGTTCCGACAGTGCGTGAAAGCCGCGTATCGTCGCGGGGCAGCAGCAGGAGCAGCGCGGCGGCGGCGATCGGCAGCAGGATGGTTACGAGCACGAGCCCCATCAGTGGACGCCCGCCGCGAACGCATAGTACGCGATGAAGCACGCAGCGCCAAAGACCAAGATCAAAGCGTACGCGCGCAGCAGACCGGTTTGGAACGATCGCACGAGCGTTCCGAACCAGCGCGTGCCGGCGACGATGTCGCGGACCGCGCCGTCGAGTACGTGCGGGTCGAGCACTTGACCGAAGAATCGGCCGGCGGCCTGGGCCGGCCGCACGAAGATCAGATCGATTACCGCATCAAAATAGAAAAGGTTCGTCAGCAGGGCCGGCATCCGTTCGCTCTCGACCGCCAATCGGGAGGGCGCCTCCCGCTGGGCGGCGGCGGTTGCGTAGCGCATCCAGGCAATGACCACGCCGATCGCAACGGCGACCAAAACGAGCAGCGAAGTCAGCCCCTCGGAGATTGCCGGCGGCGCGACCGGCGTCGACGGCATCGCCGCCGCTCCGAAGAGCGGCGCAAAGTAATGCGCCCAGGGCGACGCCTCGCCGCCGAACATCAACGCTCCGCCGATGGCGACCGTCGGCGCCACGAGGATCGCGACCGGGACGTTCATGATCGTTGCAGCCGTTCCGCCGGTGTGAATGTGCGCGTCGCCGCGATACTCTCCGAGAAACGCGATAAAGAGCAGCCGGAACATGTAGTAGGCGGTGATGCCGGCCGTTACGATGCCGACGGCATAGAGCCAGGGATGCCCGTGCGC comes from Candidatus Cybelea sp. and encodes:
- a CDS encoding NADH-quinone oxidoreductase subunit M, translating into MLVTILLPIAAAALLLLLPRDDTRLSRTVGTLVAVVTFATVIAAGTGEWSAHWLSRPFNAAFHFGATPISFWIALLLTICTASAIASCRIDRTRDFVALLLALEGTMLGLFLARDLLVFAFFWDLMLVPVFFGLLGWGGHPATAWRYFIYNFAGGLTLLLATAAFGVIVGTTDVIGRAGAPLVGGWAPWIYAGFAFAFLVKTPVWPLHTWMPPTYSSLPSPMVAVVSAVQSKAGLYGFLAIATVMLPAYVREYATPLIVLGAISLIYGAVIALVQNDVKRIVAYSSLSHLGLIIIAVASQQQLALDGALVYIVAHGLFSAALFLVLGYVEEREGTRALPRLGGLGWTNPRLSGALCIAALAALGLPGLAGFAGELIILIGLYQAGYVWPAIVALVAIVLASAYLLRLYQDVMNGPERADLPVRPDLTLLEGLAIAPLLAALVLVGVYPTPLLTHENVVAAQRIAPP